One window of the Triticum dicoccoides isolate Atlit2015 ecotype Zavitan chromosome 3B, WEW_v2.0, whole genome shotgun sequence genome contains the following:
- the LOC119278908 gene encoding disease resistance protein Pik-2-like, whose product MEATAISIGKSVLSGALNYAQSAVAEEVALQLGVQRDHSFISDELEMMRGFLMAAHDERDDNMVVKIWVKQVRDVSYAVEDCLLDFAVRLENQSWWCLSRKVLARRYVVEQMKELRAKVEEVSQRNQRYHLIKSSSSKPASGVGQPTISSTVTLSADDEARGQHNKAKMDLVGLINNKDDDLNVIAVWETTAGDLGDMQSIVKSVYEDPKIRKKFECHAWIRFMLPFNLIDFIQSIVTQFYVNCLLDAREEEKVIRRAQILKLMGTPNNDDLPHEFRTYLNEKSYLIVLEDVHTIEKWNYITAWFPKNKKGSRIMVSTKEVKVANLCIGEENGAPEHKQLLDNQTVHAFYKKGFQDGKFPEEAGSSSDIISEDTDSSTHMEVQGVDSLEESQLIGRESEKEKVIQLFSHNSDQQVRVISLWGMGGVGKTTLVRDIYQRKEISGMFEKRACVTVMRPFNCIALLQSLVVQLREKKEETDLATCLKQKRYFLIIDDLSSTTEWDAIKEHLPETAGSCIIITTREKNIAEHCSKVETNHIIQLNNLCPDDARVLFTKKVFKKTINLDEQYPDLVEQAKLILRKCGGLPLALITIGGFLANQPKIAFEWRKLNEHISAELEMNPDLETIKAVLMKRYDGLPYYLKACFLYLAIFPEDQQIARRRLVRRWLAEGYSSEMCGKSVEEVLDSYFMELISRSMILPSQLSIHSRKGIDSCHVHDLIREIAISKAMEENLAFTLEEGCSLNNQGTVRHLAVSSDWKGDQSEFENIVDLSRIRPLTVFGNWKPFYISDKMRLLRVLDLEGKWDLVDHHLEHIGKLVHLRYLSLRGHADIFHLPNSLGNLRQLQTLDISGTSIVKLPRTIIKLVKMQRILASEIGDMQPNIYANRQSIMTLPLNSIRCCLACCVPNHVGKEILGLADGILKRRDVCTAFCCSILPYYAAGRNRGGVEVARGIWKLKALHTLRVVDISVGKAALEDIEKLTRLRKLGLTGISKRNSQELCSAIACLSSLESLSLRSHGETCLSGCLDGLSSPPENLQSLKLIGNLVKLPEWIQDLKNLMKLKLEGSRISDQDAAIQVLGSLPNLAILRLLYSFDGEEVRFSFRREAFPSLKVLELNCIGNLKSVGFEEGAAPKLELLQYIGWSASLRVGLFSGLLYLPSLKEFMLYRGNWGKTEFVEHLQLPFHLSLFSCSTIELM is encoded by the exons ATGGAGGCGACGGCCATCAGCATTGGTAAGTCCGTGTTGAGCGGGGCGCTCAACTATGCCCAATCGGCTGTGGCCGAGGAGGTGGCTCTGCAGCTCGGCGTCCAGCGTGACCACTCCTTCATTTCGGATGAGCTCGAGATGATGCGAGGTTTCCTGATGGCCGCACATGATGAACGGGACGACAACATGGTGGTGAAGATCTGGGTGAAGCAAGTCCGTGATGTGTCCTATGCTGTCGAGGACTGCCTCCTGGACTTCGCTGTACGTCTTGAGAATCAATCCTGGTGGTGTCTCTCTCGCAAGGTGCTAGCCCGGCGTTATGTGGTGGAGCAGATGAAGGAGCTCAGAGCCAAGGTGGAGGAGGTCAGCCAGAGGAACCAACGGTATCACCTCATCAAGAGCTCTAGCTCCAAGCCTGCCTCCGGTGTTGGGCAGCCTACCATCTCCAGTACAGTGACGTTGTCTGCTGATGACGAAGCAAGGGGGCAGCACAACAAGGCAAAAATGGATCTTGTTGGACTGATCAACAACAAGGATGACGACCTTAATGTGATAgcggtgtgggaaacaactgctggtgATCTAGGTGACATGCAGTCCATCGTCAAAAGTGTGTATGAAGATCCCAAGATACGTAAAAAGTTTGAGTGCCATGCCTGGATCAGGTTTATGCTTCCTTTCAATCTAATAGATTTCATCCAGAGCATTGTCACTCAATTCTATGTTAATTGTCTTCTGGATGCAAGGGAAGAAGAAAAAGTAATTCGCCGGGCCCAAATTCTGAAATTGATGGGTACACCCAACAATGATGATTTGCCTCATGAGTTCAGGACTTACCTGAATGAAAAGAGTTATCTGATTGTGCTCGAGGATGTACACACCATTGAAAAATGGAACTACATCACAGCATGGTTCCCAAAAAACAAGAAAGGGAGCAGAATTATGGTGTCCACAAAGGAAGTTAAAGTTGCGAACTTATGTATAGGGGAAGAAAACGGAGCACCAGAGCATAAGCAATTATTGGATAATCAGACAGTTCATGCTTTCTACAAGAAG GGTTTTCAAGATGGAAAATTTCCAGAGGAGGCAGGGTCTAGCTCAGATATCATCTCTGAAGATACTGATAGCTCCACACACATGGAAGTCCAGGGGGTTGATAGTTTAGAGGAATCTCAGCTCATCGGGCGAGAATCTGAAAAGGAGAAAGTCATCCAACTTTTTTCACATAACAGTGACCAACAGGTTAGGGTGATCTCATTGTGGGGAATGGGTGGCGTCGGAAAAACCACACTAGTCAGGGACATATACCAAAGAAAAGAGATTAGTGGCATGTTTGAGAAGCGTGCTTGTGTCACAGTCATGCGTCCTTTCAATTGCATTGCTCTTCTTCAGAGCTTAGTTGTGCAATTAAGAGAGAAGAAGGAGGAAACAGATCTAGCCACATGTTTGAAGCAAAAGAGATATTTTCTTATCATTGATGATCTATCATCCACAACGGAGTGGGATGCTATAAAAGAGCACCTACCAGAAACAGCAGGAAGCTGTATAATAATCACCACACGGGAAAAGAATATTGCTGAGCATTGTTCAAAGGTGGAAACAAACCATATAATCCAGCTCAACAATCTATGTCCTGATGATGCACGTGTCCTCTTCACTAAAAAG GTATTTAAGAAGACCATAAATTTGGATGAGCAGTACCCAGATCTGGTTGAACAAGCAAAACTGATTTTGAGGAAGTGCGGAGGGCTTCCCCTTGCACTAATCACCATAGGTGGGTTCTTGGCAAACCAACCAAAAATTGCTTTTGAATGGAGAAAACTAAATGAGCATATCAGTGCTGAGTTGGAGATGAATCCTGACCTTGAGACTATAAAAGCAGTCCTTATGAAAAGATATGATGGTTTACCCTATTACCTCAAGGCTTGTTTCTTGTATCTGGCCATTTTCCCTGAAGACCAGCAGATTGCACGGAGACGCCTAGTACGTCGGTGGCTTGCAGAGGGTTACTCAAGTGAGATGTGTGGCAAGTCTGTAGAGGAAGTATTGGACTCTTACTTCATGGAACTAATAAGCAGGAGCATGATCCTGCCATctcaactgtcaattcatagtaggaAAGGAATTGACTCCtgccatgtccatgatctcattcgtGAAATTGCCATCTCAAAGGCTATGGAGGAAAATCTTGCATTCACATTGGAGGAAGGCTGCAGCTTAAACAACCAAGGCACAGTGCGTCATCTTGCTGTAAGCAGTGATTGGAAGGGGGATCAAAGTGAGTTTGAGAATATAGTAGACTTGTCCCGTATACGACCGTTGACAGTGTTTGGAAATTGGAAGCCATTTTACATTTCTGATAAGATGAGGTTGCTACGAGTGCTGGATTTGGAAGGCAAGTGGGATCTAGTTGATCATCATCTTGAGCACATTGGGAAGCTTGTACATCTTAGATATCTTTCTCTAAGGGGACATGCTGATATATTTCACCTGCCAAATTCGTTGGGGAACCTGAGACAACTCCAGACACTAGATATTTCAGGTACAAGCATAGTGAAGCTGCCAAGGACCATCATCAAGCTTGTGAAGATGCAACGCATTCTTGCTAGTGAAATAGGGGACATGCAACCTAACATATATGCAAATAGGCAGTCGATAATGACTTTGCCTTTAAATTCAATTCGTTGTTGTCTGGCTTGTTGTGTACCTAATCATGTGGGAAAGGAGATTCTGGGACTTGCTGATGGTATACTTAAAAGGCGTGATGTATGCACTGCGTTCTGCTGCAGCATATTACCTTACTATGCAGCAGGACGAAATCGAGGTGGTGTTGAAGTCGCCAGAGGGATTTGGAAGCTGAAGGCCTTGCACACACTGCGTGTTGTGGACATCTCAGTAGGGAAGGCTGCTCTGGAAGATATAGAAAAGCTCACCCGGTTGCGCAAGTTAGGATTGACAGGCATCAGCAAGAGAAACAGTCAAGAGTTGTGTTCAGCAATTGCTTGTCTCAGCAGCCTGGAGTCCTTGTCACTGCGCTCACATGGAGAGACATGTTTATCAGGCTGCTTGGATGGCCTGTCCTCACCTCCAGAAAACCTGCAGAGCCTCAAGTTGATAGGCAACCTGGTTAAACTGCCGGAGTGGATCCAGGATCTGAAAAACCTCATGAAGCTGAAGCTAGAGGGGTCAAGGATATCGGATCAAGATGCAGCCATACAAGTCCTCGGCAGTCTACCAAACCTGGCCATCCTACGTCTATTGTACTCGTTTGATGGTGAGGAGGTCCGTTTCAGTTTTCGTCGGGAGGCATTCCCGAGCCTGAAGGTGCTGGAGCTGAATTGCATAGGAAACCTCAAGTCGGTGGGATTTGAAGAAGGAGCAGCCCCTAAGCTTGAGTTGCTACAGTATATTGGTTGGAGCGCTAGTCTCAGGGTTGGGCTGTTCTCTGGGTTACTATACCTCCCAAGCCTCAAGGAATTTATGCTGTATAGGGGGAACTGGGGGAAGACTGAGTTCGTGGAGCACTTGCAACTCCCCTTTCATCTATCTTTATTTTCATGTAGTACGATTGAGTTGATGTAA